Proteins found in one Candidatus Nitrospira nitrificans genomic segment:
- a CDS encoding bifunctional SulP family inorganic anion transporter/carbonic anhydrase — protein sequence MAAMSAGNLLADIKSGLVVFLVALPLCLGIALASDAPLVSGLLAGIIGGIVVGLLSGSQLSVSGPAAGLTTIVAAQILSLGSFSVFLLAVILAGLIQISLGLAKAGFIAAFFPSSVIKGLLAAIGVILILKQIPHVVGHDPDPEGEMAFSQPDLETTFSELIKIFDAFQPGASVIGLASIALLVLWSRWKPLKESIFPAPLAVVLFGVGMSFWFEQLGDPWLIRSSHLVQVPVADNMGELLGLLPLPDYTQWTNPAVYTAGLTIAIVASLETLLNLQAVDRLDPQQRTSPPSRELVAQGVGNVASGLVGGLPVTSVIIRSSVNVNAGGKTKLATIVHGTLLLISVPLIPTWLNVIPLSSLAAILLMTGIKLASPAVVKQMWNEGRYQFIPFAATVTAIVFTDLLIGIAIGMVVAIGFILNSNMRRPVHRFVERHLGGDVVHIELANQVSFLNRAALSTVLNEVPRNGHVLLDARNTDYIDPDVLDLIRDFKEQTGPAHGVEVSLVGFRDEYDFEDEIQYVDYSTRELQDAITPHQVLQILKDGNERVRRGRRLTRDFNRQVRATADRQHPLAVALSCIDSRTPVESIFDLGMGDIFSIRIAGNITSRKVLASAEYGCAVAGAKLIVVIGHTRCGAVSAAVKFFSSRQTAAEATGCQHLDSIVSAIQRSTEGLAEQMGEPSSPAMLEIVNAVAKDNVLRVVKEMRNHSRTLDCLVRERRIAIVGAMYDVTTGDIEFLAEEGLDEIALPKTARSHPASHRMT from the coding sequence ATGGCCGCTATGTCTGCCGGCAACCTACTGGCTGATATCAAATCAGGTCTTGTTGTCTTCCTTGTCGCGCTGCCTCTGTGCCTGGGGATTGCGCTTGCTTCCGATGCACCGTTAGTGTCCGGGCTGTTGGCCGGAATTATCGGCGGCATCGTGGTGGGACTGCTCAGCGGATCTCAGCTAAGCGTCAGCGGCCCGGCGGCCGGGTTGACCACGATCGTTGCCGCTCAAATACTGTCTCTCGGCTCGTTCTCGGTCTTCTTGCTCGCGGTGATCCTCGCCGGATTGATTCAGATCAGCCTTGGGCTGGCCAAGGCGGGCTTTATCGCGGCCTTTTTCCCCTCCAGTGTGATCAAGGGATTGCTGGCCGCCATTGGAGTCATTTTGATCCTGAAGCAAATCCCTCACGTCGTGGGACATGATCCCGACCCCGAAGGAGAAATGGCCTTTTCCCAACCGGACCTCGAAACGACGTTTTCTGAACTCATCAAAATATTCGATGCCTTTCAGCCTGGCGCGTCGGTCATCGGTTTAGCCTCCATTGCCCTGCTTGTTCTCTGGAGCAGATGGAAGCCCCTCAAAGAATCGATATTCCCCGCTCCGCTGGCCGTGGTGCTGTTCGGAGTCGGTATGAGCTTCTGGTTCGAGCAACTCGGCGATCCCTGGCTCATTCGATCAAGTCACCTTGTCCAGGTGCCGGTGGCGGACAACATGGGTGAATTATTGGGATTGCTTCCTCTGCCGGACTATACGCAATGGACCAACCCGGCTGTTTATACAGCCGGGTTGACGATTGCCATCGTGGCCTCCTTGGAAACCTTGCTGAACCTCCAAGCCGTCGACCGGCTCGACCCGCAACAGCGGACTTCACCGCCGAGTCGAGAGTTGGTGGCGCAGGGAGTGGGAAACGTGGCCAGTGGATTGGTCGGCGGGCTGCCGGTCACGTCGGTGATCATCCGCAGCTCCGTCAACGTCAATGCTGGCGGGAAAACGAAGCTCGCCACGATCGTGCATGGCACGTTGCTGTTGATCAGTGTTCCGCTCATACCGACCTGGCTCAACGTCATACCTTTGTCGTCACTCGCGGCGATCTTATTGATGACCGGCATCAAACTGGCCAGCCCGGCGGTCGTCAAGCAGATGTGGAACGAGGGTCGCTACCAATTCATCCCCTTCGCGGCGACCGTGACGGCCATTGTCTTCACGGATCTCTTGATCGGGATCGCGATCGGCATGGTTGTGGCCATCGGCTTCATCCTCAACAGCAACATGCGCCGTCCGGTGCATCGCTTCGTGGAAAGGCATCTCGGCGGAGACGTGGTCCATATCGAGCTGGCCAATCAAGTGAGTTTCTTGAATCGCGCCGCCCTTTCTACAGTGCTGAATGAGGTGCCTCGCAACGGCCATGTCCTGCTTGACGCGCGGAACACGGATTATATCGATCCGGACGTTCTGGACTTGATTCGAGACTTCAAGGAACAAACCGGGCCGGCCCATGGCGTCGAGGTCAGCCTGGTGGGATTTCGGGACGAGTACGACTTTGAGGATGAGATCCAGTATGTCGATTATTCGACCAGGGAATTACAAGACGCCATCACGCCGCATCAAGTTCTGCAAATTCTCAAAGACGGCAACGAACGGGTACGCAGAGGGCGGCGTCTCACCAGAGACTTCAATCGCCAAGTTCGTGCCACGGCGGACAGGCAACATCCGTTGGCCGTGGCGCTCAGCTGCATCGATTCTCGGACACCGGTCGAGTCGATCTTCGATCTCGGCATGGGCGACATTTTCAGCATCCGGATCGCTGGAAACATCACGAGTCGAAAAGTGCTGGCTAGCGCCGAATACGGCTGTGCCGTGGCTGGGGCCAAACTCATTGTCGTCATCGGACATACCAGATGCGGCGCAGTGTCCGCTGCGGTCAAATTCTTCTCCTCGCGCCAGACCGCTGCCGAAGCAACAGGGTGTCAACACCTCGATTCCATCGTCAGCGCAATTCAGCGCTCTACAGAAGGTCTCGCTGAACAGATGGGTGAACCATCCTCGCCTGCGATGTTGGAAATCGTGAATGCCGTGGCCAAAGACAATGTTCTGCGGGTGGTCAAAGAGATGCGCAACCACAGTCGGACGCTTGACTGCTTGGTTCGAGAACGACGCATCGCGATTGTCGGTGCGATGTACGACGTGACGACGGGAGACATCGAATTTTTGGCAGAAGAGGGATTGGACGAGATAGCGTTGCCGAAGACTGCGCGATCGCATCCCGCCTCTCACCGGATGACCTGA
- a CDS encoding SIR2 family NAD-dependent protein deacylase, with amino-acid sequence MARGSDLGLVKEKMVAAEAITVLTGAGISADSGVPTFRGADGLWKNFRAEELATPDAFERDPGLVWEWYNWRRELIATKQPNDAHKAIAELERRCPDFWLMTQNVDGLHRDAGSRKLSEIHGNIWMVRCTGCGRVEENREVPIQILPMCTVCHCLLRPHIVWFGESLSPDDLAHCSRALKHCDVLLVIGTSGVVYPAAGFASVAKEAGAFVAEINLDPTPQSTLVDISLQGRAKDLVPLLFELLQKRD; translated from the coding sequence ATGGCTCGTGGATCCGATCTCGGACTCGTGAAAGAAAAGATGGTTGCCGCTGAGGCAATCACCGTCCTCACCGGCGCCGGCATCTCGGCCGACAGCGGAGTGCCGACGTTTCGCGGCGCGGACGGCTTGTGGAAGAACTTTCGCGCGGAGGAGCTTGCGACGCCCGACGCCTTCGAGCGGGATCCGGGTCTCGTGTGGGAGTGGTACAACTGGCGGCGCGAGCTGATCGCCACAAAACAGCCGAACGATGCGCACAAAGCCATCGCCGAACTGGAGCGCCGCTGTCCGGACTTTTGGCTGATGACTCAGAATGTGGACGGGCTGCATCGAGACGCCGGCTCACGGAAGCTCTCGGAGATTCACGGCAACATCTGGATGGTGCGGTGCACCGGATGCGGCCGGGTCGAAGAGAATCGTGAGGTTCCCATCCAGATCCTGCCGATGTGCACGGTCTGTCACTGTCTCCTGCGACCCCATATCGTCTGGTTCGGAGAATCCTTATCTCCTGATGATCTCGCCCACTGCTCCAGAGCGCTCAAACACTGCGACGTCTTGCTTGTCATCGGCACATCCGGTGTCGTCTATCCGGCCGCAGGGTTTGCATCCGTCGCCAAAGAGGCCGGCGCATTCGTCGCCGAAATCAACCTCGACCCCACCCCGCAGTCGACGCTGGTCGACATCTCATTGCAAGGCCGGGCAAAAGATCTCGTACCCTTACTTTTCGAATTGCTCCAGAAGCGGGATTAA
- a CDS encoding 2-dehydropantoate 2-reductase, which produces MKHILFVGAGSVGGFFGAHLAKNNPDVSFLLRPKTCEAVRQNGLTIRSAGGSFTVRPPVASEAHGLPKPDLIVLAVKAYDLDEVMNQIEPILTKKTVILTLQNGIDTEDRLIARLSRDCVVGGVAYIYSKIAEPGVIDHYKKGAVAIGELMGHESERLLAIRDLFVTADIPCHLSKDLRRSKWEKMCWNCVFNPITVLIDDRVAKALDHPEMTGVIRQIVGECAAISAAMKVPLPLDMPERVVKATQEIRDIHTSMYDDWKAGRRTEIDYLNGFIVRKGREFGIPTPVNEALTAMIKTITEKEQTGHGRIRIEGAVVQPVSFDRRAIASLPEEHQLDIATVMPGMKGRGIRLKGLLDVPALAIEADHVAFHASDGTYSACLTLQQAREHGVLVYELDGASLPDTKGGPFRLVTPGLGDLCANVKGVARIEITKGPGRDTRQTTCPPNVVS; this is translated from the coding sequence ATGAAACACATTTTATTCGTGGGCGCTGGGTCGGTCGGCGGGTTTTTCGGGGCACACCTGGCGAAGAATAATCCCGATGTCTCTTTTCTTCTCAGGCCGAAGACGTGTGAGGCAGTCAGACAGAATGGCCTGACAATTCGTAGTGCCGGTGGTTCGTTCACCGTCCGACCGCCGGTTGCATCCGAAGCTCACGGACTCCCGAAACCGGACCTCATTGTTCTGGCTGTAAAAGCCTACGACCTTGATGAAGTCATGAACCAGATCGAACCCATCCTCACCAAGAAGACCGTGATTCTGACGTTGCAGAACGGGATCGATACCGAAGACCGGCTCATCGCTCGACTCAGTCGTGATTGCGTCGTGGGCGGCGTCGCCTATATCTATTCCAAAATCGCCGAGCCCGGGGTGATCGACCATTACAAGAAGGGCGCTGTCGCCATCGGTGAATTGATGGGCCATGAGAGCGAACGGCTTCTCGCCATCCGTGACCTGTTTGTCACAGCGGACATTCCTTGCCATCTCTCCAAAGATCTTCGCCGCAGCAAATGGGAAAAGATGTGTTGGAACTGCGTCTTCAATCCGATCACGGTGCTCATCGATGATCGTGTGGCCAAAGCGCTCGATCATCCGGAGATGACGGGTGTGATCCGACAGATTGTCGGAGAATGCGCGGCCATCTCGGCTGCGATGAAGGTGCCCTTGCCGTTGGATATGCCGGAGCGAGTCGTGAAAGCGACGCAGGAGATTCGGGACATTCACACTTCGATGTATGACGATTGGAAGGCCGGGCGGCGGACGGAAATCGACTACCTGAACGGCTTCATCGTCAGGAAAGGGCGCGAGTTCGGCATTCCGACACCGGTGAATGAAGCCTTGACGGCGATGATCAAGACGATCACGGAGAAGGAACAGACCGGCCACGGCCGAATCCGGATCGAAGGCGCCGTCGTTCAGCCGGTGTCATTCGACCGCAGGGCCATCGCGTCGTTGCCGGAAGAGCATCAACTCGATATCGCCACGGTCATGCCCGGCATGAAGGGACGGGGGATTCGGTTGAAGGGGCTGCTCGATGTTCCGGCTTTGGCGATCGAGGCAGACCATGTCGCCTTTCACGCCTCGGATGGAACCTATTCCGCCTGTCTCACGCTTCAGCAGGCGAGAGAGCATGGGGTGCTTGTCTACGAACTGGACGGAGCGTCCTTGCCGGACACGAAGGGCGGCCCGTTCCGCCTGGTCACGCCGGGACTGGGTGATCTCTGCGCCAATGTCAAAGGTGTCGCGCGGATTGAAATCACGAAAGGGCCGGGCCGTGACACAAGGCAAACCACTTGCCCACCTAACGTTGTGAGCTGA
- a CDS encoding HAD-IA family hydrolase — MSSSIRVVFFDAADTLFHVHGSVAEIYLRHAVEFGFPQKPDSSLAIKHAFGRAFREAPPPVFSVTEPTRLKQNERLWWFDIVHHVFYRVGMFERFDEFFDHVFGVFEDHRSWRLFPETASTLTRLKELDLELGIISNFDSRLFAVLRGLGIAEAFDTVTISSLAQAAKPAPRIFHLALEKHAVDPEEALHIGDSLRDDVEGSRKAGLHTVLLDRDGKQEGLSVRTIQSLEELIPLLEQFEK, encoded by the coding sequence ATGAGTTCGTCGATACGAGTTGTGTTTTTCGACGCAGCCGATACCCTCTTTCACGTGCACGGATCGGTCGCTGAAATCTACCTTCGACATGCCGTTGAATTCGGCTTTCCACAGAAACCTGACTCGTCGCTCGCGATCAAGCATGCGTTCGGTCGAGCCTTCCGTGAAGCGCCACCGCCGGTTTTTTCCGTAACCGAGCCGACTCGACTCAAACAGAATGAACGGCTGTGGTGGTTCGATATCGTGCATCACGTCTTTTATCGCGTGGGCATGTTCGAGCGATTCGACGAGTTCTTCGACCACGTATTTGGCGTGTTTGAGGACCATCGATCCTGGCGCTTGTTTCCTGAAACCGCTTCGACCCTGACTCGGCTCAAAGAACTGGATCTGGAGCTCGGTATCATCTCGAATTTCGATTCTCGTCTATTTGCCGTGCTGCGCGGGCTCGGGATCGCCGAGGCATTCGATACCGTCACCATCTCGAGTTTGGCCCAAGCCGCGAAACCGGCTCCCCGGATTTTTCATCTCGCGTTGGAGAAGCATGCCGTCGATCCGGAGGAGGCCCTGCATATCGGCGATAGTCTGCGAGACGACGTGGAAGGTTCGAGAAAAGCCGGCCTTCACACCGTTCTCTTGGACCGTGACGGAAAGCAGGAGGGCCTAAGCGTTCGGACCATCCAGAGCTTGGAGGAGTTAATCCCGCTTCTGGAGCAATTCGAAAAGTAA